Proteins from a single region of Neodiprion virginianus isolate iyNeoVirg1 chromosome 4, iyNeoVirg1.1, whole genome shotgun sequence:
- the LOC124304163 gene encoding 5'-deoxynucleotidase HDDC2, which yields MTDATKLVEFMELVGRLKHVKRTGWILSKITEPETISGHMYRMAMLSFLVDNKENLDKVKIMQMTLIHDLAECIVGDITPHCGVCPEEKHKLEDEAMQKICELLGDKGPQVLTMFREYEHQQTPEAQYVKDLDRLDLIMQAFEYEKRDGTPGKLQEYFTATNGKINHPFVKRLAEEVNTQRDALANIPCNNKS from the exons atgaCCGACGCAACGAAATTGGTGGAATTCATGGAACTAGTAGGCAGACTCAAG CATGTTAAAAGGACGGGGTGGATACTTAGCAAAATAACAGAGCCTGAAACTATTTCTGGACACATGTATCGTATGGCTATGCTATCCTTTCTGGTCGACAATAAGGAAAATTTAGACAAAGTAAA GATAATGCAAATGACTTTGATTCATGACCTGGCGGAGTGCATTGTCGGAGATATTACACCGCATTGCGGAGTTTGCCCAGAAGAGAAGCATAAGTTGGAGGATGAAGCGATGCAAAAGATTTGTGAACTTCTCGGCGACAAGGGACCTCAAGTCTTGACTATGTTCAGG gaGTACGAACATCAACAAACTCCGGAGGCTCAATATGTCAAAGACTTGGACAGGTTGGACCTAATAATGCAGGCATTTGAGTATGAAAAACGCGATGGCACGCCTGGAAAGTTGCAGGAATATTTTACTGCTACAAATGGAAAGATAAATCATCCGTTCGTTAAACGATTAGCAGAAGAAGTAAACACGCAAAGAGACGCCTTAGCGAACATTCCATGTAACAACAAGTCATAA
- the LOC124304162 gene encoding uncharacterized protein LOC124304162 isoform X1: MTLTGVKTAGVASVIKMHENVKERTTKVIDVNINANLTVSNSKGSKFAEKSLLFCVFFFTSIFIIILFTVRRELQALKFQEQCIETKIAILMSKYEKVSSQLNRIRSYTNYNKYRPITNSYKSELIFSSNDIPLRSSSTDQENSGLNRKENIISTVTGDDHKNHKEYSKNALMKRNQSKINNRFIRTITNVTDENDNPTLEYVQQNFADTLSLNTDRENNETKNVKNDDNIGLWSEARTRIRRDNERRGKIRTKNKRRPNRSRRRLGPLVATFVGAIPEQHITDQGSVIGPWVKLTKDTSNYDLQRFHLTENSKSIEITVNGLYMITAQMFYFGKHTNYSYWILVNSEGESRTQKITKCSAVASTSANEVSCHTNVVLPLRKGDRVRIQQEERDRLINLREGLSYVQLVLLSNEADRKRRELRKSPAIE; this comes from the exons atgaCATTGACCGGTGTGAAAACAGCAGGTGTAGCAAGTGTTATTAAAATGCATGAGAATGTTAAGGAAAGGACGACGAAAGTTATTGATGTAAACATAAATGCAAACCTTACTGTATCAAATTCTAAGGGGTCAAAATTTGCTGAAAAATCACTCCTCttctgcgtttttttttttaccagcaTATTCATCATTATTCTTTTCACTGTAAGAAGAGAATTACAGGCCCTTAAATTTCAG gAACAATGCATAGAGACAAAAATCGCCATTCTGATGTCCAAGTATGAGAAAGTTAGCTCTCAACTGAATCGTATCCGTTCTTATACAAATTACAACAAGTATCGACCTATAACTAATTCATACAAATCAGAGCTAATCTTCTCTTCAAATGACATACCTCTTCGGTCGTCAAGTACCGACCAAGAAAATTCAGGTCTTAATCGAAAAGAGAATATCATCTCAACTGTGACTGGAGACGATCATAAAAATCATAAAGAATATTCGAAAAACGCTTTGATGAAAAGAAACCAAagcaaaataaataatcgtttcaTAAGAACAATAACAAATGTCACAGATGAGAATGACAATCCAACATTGGAATACgtacaacaaaattttgctgACACATTGAGCTTGAATACAGACAGAGAAAATAATGAGACaaagaatgtgaaaaatgatgataatattgGTCTGTGGAGCGAAGCCAGGACAAGAATCAGAAGAGATAATGAAAGGAGAGGTAAAATACGGACAAAGAACAAAAGGCGGCCCAACCGCAGTCGCAGGCGATTGG GACCGTTAGTGGCAACATTCGTTGGAGCCATTCCGGAGCAGCACATAACAGACCAAGGTA GTGTAATTGGTCCATGGGTGAAGCTTACCAAAGACACATCAAATTACGATCTTCAAAGATTCCACTTAACAGAAAATAGCAAATCGATTGAAATCACCGTGAATGGATTGTATATGATAACAGCGCAG ATGTTCTACTTTGGTAAGCACACCAATTACTCGTACTGGATTCTGGTCAATTCGGAAGGTGAATCGCGGAcccaaaaaattacaaaatgcTCAGCGGTTGCAAGTACATCCGCCAACGAAGTATCTTGCCATACAAATGTCGTTTTACCTTTAAGGAAGGGTGACAGAGTGCGAATTCAACAAGAAGAACGTGATCG ACTCATAAATTTACGAGAAGGACTCAGTTATGTACAGCTGGTTTTACTATCAAATGAAGCTGACAGGAAACGAAGAGAGCTTCGAAAGAGTCCCgcaattgaataa
- the LOC124304162 gene encoding uncharacterized protein LOC124304162 isoform X3, translating into MTLTGVKTAGVASVIKMHENVKERTTKVIDVNINANLTVSNSKGSKFAEKSLLFCVFFFTSIFIIILFTVRRELQALKFQEQCIETKIAILMSKYEKVSSQLNRIRSYTNYNKYRPITNSYKSELIFSSNDIPLRSSSTDQENSGLNRKENIISTVTGDDHKNHKEYSKNALMKRNQSKINNRFIRTITNVTDENDNPTLEYVQQNFADTLSLNTDRENNETKNVKNDDNIGLWSEARTRIRRDNERRGPLVATFVGAIPEQHITDQGSVIGPWVKLTKDTSNYDLQRFHLTENSKSIEITVNGLYMITAQMFYFGKHTNYSYWILVNSEGESRTQKITKCSAVASTSANEVSCHTNVVLPLRKGDRVRIQQEERDRLINLREGLSYVQLVLLSNEADRKRRELRKSPAIE; encoded by the exons atgaCATTGACCGGTGTGAAAACAGCAGGTGTAGCAAGTGTTATTAAAATGCATGAGAATGTTAAGGAAAGGACGACGAAAGTTATTGATGTAAACATAAATGCAAACCTTACTGTATCAAATTCTAAGGGGTCAAAATTTGCTGAAAAATCACTCCTCttctgcgtttttttttttaccagcaTATTCATCATTATTCTTTTCACTGTAAGAAGAGAATTACAGGCCCTTAAATTTCAG gAACAATGCATAGAGACAAAAATCGCCATTCTGATGTCCAAGTATGAGAAAGTTAGCTCTCAACTGAATCGTATCCGTTCTTATACAAATTACAACAAGTATCGACCTATAACTAATTCATACAAATCAGAGCTAATCTTCTCTTCAAATGACATACCTCTTCGGTCGTCAAGTACCGACCAAGAAAATTCAGGTCTTAATCGAAAAGAGAATATCATCTCAACTGTGACTGGAGACGATCATAAAAATCATAAAGAATATTCGAAAAACGCTTTGATGAAAAGAAACCAAagcaaaataaataatcgtttcaTAAGAACAATAACAAATGTCACAGATGAGAATGACAATCCAACATTGGAATACgtacaacaaaattttgctgACACATTGAGCTTGAATACAGACAGAGAAAATAATGAGACaaagaatgtgaaaaatgatgataatattgGTCTGTGGAGCGAAGCCAGGACAAGAATCAGAAGAGATAATGAAAGGAGAG GACCGTTAGTGGCAACATTCGTTGGAGCCATTCCGGAGCAGCACATAACAGACCAAGGTA GTGTAATTGGTCCATGGGTGAAGCTTACCAAAGACACATCAAATTACGATCTTCAAAGATTCCACTTAACAGAAAATAGCAAATCGATTGAAATCACCGTGAATGGATTGTATATGATAACAGCGCAG ATGTTCTACTTTGGTAAGCACACCAATTACTCGTACTGGATTCTGGTCAATTCGGAAGGTGAATCGCGGAcccaaaaaattacaaaatgcTCAGCGGTTGCAAGTACATCCGCCAACGAAGTATCTTGCCATACAAATGTCGTTTTACCTTTAAGGAAGGGTGACAGAGTGCGAATTCAACAAGAAGAACGTGATCG ACTCATAAATTTACGAGAAGGACTCAGTTATGTACAGCTGGTTTTACTATCAAATGAAGCTGACAGGAAACGAAGAGAGCTTCGAAAGAGTCCCgcaattgaataa
- the LOC124304162 gene encoding uncharacterized protein LOC124304162 isoform X4 — translation MTLTGVKTAGVASVIKMHENVKERTTKVIDVNINANLTVSNSKGSKFAEKSLLFCVFFFTSIFIIILFTVRRELQALKFQEQCIETKIAILMSKYEKVSSQLNRIRSYTNYNKYRPITNSYKSELIFSSNDIPLRSSSTDQENSGLNRKENIISTVTGDDHKNHKEYSKNALMKRNQSKINNRFIRTITNVTDENDNPTLEYVQQNFADTLSLNTDRENNETKNVKNDDNIGLWSEARTRIRRDNERRGPLVATFVGAIPEQHITDQGVIGPWVKLTKDTSNYDLQRFHLTENSKSIEITVNGLYMITAQMFYFGKHTNYSYWILVNSEGESRTQKITKCSAVASTSANEVSCHTNVVLPLRKGDRVRIQQEERDRLINLREGLSYVQLVLLSNEADRKRRELRKSPAIE, via the exons atgaCATTGACCGGTGTGAAAACAGCAGGTGTAGCAAGTGTTATTAAAATGCATGAGAATGTTAAGGAAAGGACGACGAAAGTTATTGATGTAAACATAAATGCAAACCTTACTGTATCAAATTCTAAGGGGTCAAAATTTGCTGAAAAATCACTCCTCttctgcgtttttttttttaccagcaTATTCATCATTATTCTTTTCACTGTAAGAAGAGAATTACAGGCCCTTAAATTTCAG gAACAATGCATAGAGACAAAAATCGCCATTCTGATGTCCAAGTATGAGAAAGTTAGCTCTCAACTGAATCGTATCCGTTCTTATACAAATTACAACAAGTATCGACCTATAACTAATTCATACAAATCAGAGCTAATCTTCTCTTCAAATGACATACCTCTTCGGTCGTCAAGTACCGACCAAGAAAATTCAGGTCTTAATCGAAAAGAGAATATCATCTCAACTGTGACTGGAGACGATCATAAAAATCATAAAGAATATTCGAAAAACGCTTTGATGAAAAGAAACCAAagcaaaataaataatcgtttcaTAAGAACAATAACAAATGTCACAGATGAGAATGACAATCCAACATTGGAATACgtacaacaaaattttgctgACACATTGAGCTTGAATACAGACAGAGAAAATAATGAGACaaagaatgtgaaaaatgatgataatattgGTCTGTGGAGCGAAGCCAGGACAAGAATCAGAAGAGATAATGAAAGGAGAG GACCGTTAGTGGCAACATTCGTTGGAGCCATTCCGGAGCAGCACATAACAGACCAAG GTGTAATTGGTCCATGGGTGAAGCTTACCAAAGACACATCAAATTACGATCTTCAAAGATTCCACTTAACAGAAAATAGCAAATCGATTGAAATCACCGTGAATGGATTGTATATGATAACAGCGCAG ATGTTCTACTTTGGTAAGCACACCAATTACTCGTACTGGATTCTGGTCAATTCGGAAGGTGAATCGCGGAcccaaaaaattacaaaatgcTCAGCGGTTGCAAGTACATCCGCCAACGAAGTATCTTGCCATACAAATGTCGTTTTACCTTTAAGGAAGGGTGACAGAGTGCGAATTCAACAAGAAGAACGTGATCG ACTCATAAATTTACGAGAAGGACTCAGTTATGTACAGCTGGTTTTACTATCAAATGAAGCTGACAGGAAACGAAGAGAGCTTCGAAAGAGTCCCgcaattgaataa
- the LOC124304162 gene encoding uncharacterized protein LOC124304162 isoform X2: MTLTGVKTAGVASVIKMHENVKERTTKVIDVNINANLTVSNSKGSKFAEKSLLFCVFFFTSIFIIILFTVRRELQALKFQEQCIETKIAILMSKYEKVSSQLNRIRSYTNYNKYRPITNSYKSELIFSSNDIPLRSSSTDQENSGLNRKENIISTVTGDDHKNHKEYSKNALMKRNQSKINNRFIRTITNVTDENDNPTLEYVQQNFADTLSLNTDRENNETKNVKNDDNIGLWSEARTRIRRDNERRGKIRTKNKRRPNRSRRRLGPLVATFVGAIPEQHITDQGVIGPWVKLTKDTSNYDLQRFHLTENSKSIEITVNGLYMITAQMFYFGKHTNYSYWILVNSEGESRTQKITKCSAVASTSANEVSCHTNVVLPLRKGDRVRIQQEERDRLINLREGLSYVQLVLLSNEADRKRRELRKSPAIE; this comes from the exons atgaCATTGACCGGTGTGAAAACAGCAGGTGTAGCAAGTGTTATTAAAATGCATGAGAATGTTAAGGAAAGGACGACGAAAGTTATTGATGTAAACATAAATGCAAACCTTACTGTATCAAATTCTAAGGGGTCAAAATTTGCTGAAAAATCACTCCTCttctgcgtttttttttttaccagcaTATTCATCATTATTCTTTTCACTGTAAGAAGAGAATTACAGGCCCTTAAATTTCAG gAACAATGCATAGAGACAAAAATCGCCATTCTGATGTCCAAGTATGAGAAAGTTAGCTCTCAACTGAATCGTATCCGTTCTTATACAAATTACAACAAGTATCGACCTATAACTAATTCATACAAATCAGAGCTAATCTTCTCTTCAAATGACATACCTCTTCGGTCGTCAAGTACCGACCAAGAAAATTCAGGTCTTAATCGAAAAGAGAATATCATCTCAACTGTGACTGGAGACGATCATAAAAATCATAAAGAATATTCGAAAAACGCTTTGATGAAAAGAAACCAAagcaaaataaataatcgtttcaTAAGAACAATAACAAATGTCACAGATGAGAATGACAATCCAACATTGGAATACgtacaacaaaattttgctgACACATTGAGCTTGAATACAGACAGAGAAAATAATGAGACaaagaatgtgaaaaatgatgataatattgGTCTGTGGAGCGAAGCCAGGACAAGAATCAGAAGAGATAATGAAAGGAGAGGTAAAATACGGACAAAGAACAAAAGGCGGCCCAACCGCAGTCGCAGGCGATTGG GACCGTTAGTGGCAACATTCGTTGGAGCCATTCCGGAGCAGCACATAACAGACCAAG GTGTAATTGGTCCATGGGTGAAGCTTACCAAAGACACATCAAATTACGATCTTCAAAGATTCCACTTAACAGAAAATAGCAAATCGATTGAAATCACCGTGAATGGATTGTATATGATAACAGCGCAG ATGTTCTACTTTGGTAAGCACACCAATTACTCGTACTGGATTCTGGTCAATTCGGAAGGTGAATCGCGGAcccaaaaaattacaaaatgcTCAGCGGTTGCAAGTACATCCGCCAACGAAGTATCTTGCCATACAAATGTCGTTTTACCTTTAAGGAAGGGTGACAGAGTGCGAATTCAACAAGAAGAACGTGATCG ACTCATAAATTTACGAGAAGGACTCAGTTATGTACAGCTGGTTTTACTATCAAATGAAGCTGACAGGAAACGAAGAGAGCTTCGAAAGAGTCCCgcaattgaataa
- the LOC124304162 gene encoding uncharacterized protein LOC124304162 isoform X5 has translation MSKYEKVSSQLNRIRSYTNYNKYRPITNSYKSELIFSSNDIPLRSSSTDQENSGLNRKENIISTVTGDDHKNHKEYSKNALMKRNQSKINNRFIRTITNVTDENDNPTLEYVQQNFADTLSLNTDRENNETKNVKNDDNIGLWSEARTRIRRDNERRGKIRTKNKRRPNRSRRRLGPLVATFVGAIPEQHITDQGSVIGPWVKLTKDTSNYDLQRFHLTENSKSIEITVNGLYMITAQMFYFGKHTNYSYWILVNSEGESRTQKITKCSAVASTSANEVSCHTNVVLPLRKGDRVRIQQEERDRLINLREGLSYVQLVLLSNEADRKRRELRKSPAIE, from the exons ATGTCCAAGTATGAGAAAGTTAGCTCTCAACTGAATCGTATCCGTTCTTATACAAATTACAACAAGTATCGACCTATAACTAATTCATACAAATCAGAGCTAATCTTCTCTTCAAATGACATACCTCTTCGGTCGTCAAGTACCGACCAAGAAAATTCAGGTCTTAATCGAAAAGAGAATATCATCTCAACTGTGACTGGAGACGATCATAAAAATCATAAAGAATATTCGAAAAACGCTTTGATGAAAAGAAACCAAagcaaaataaataatcgtttcaTAAGAACAATAACAAATGTCACAGATGAGAATGACAATCCAACATTGGAATACgtacaacaaaattttgctgACACATTGAGCTTGAATACAGACAGAGAAAATAATGAGACaaagaatgtgaaaaatgatgataatattgGTCTGTGGAGCGAAGCCAGGACAAGAATCAGAAGAGATAATGAAAGGAGAGGTAAAATACGGACAAAGAACAAAAGGCGGCCCAACCGCAGTCGCAGGCGATTGG GACCGTTAGTGGCAACATTCGTTGGAGCCATTCCGGAGCAGCACATAACAGACCAAGGTA GTGTAATTGGTCCATGGGTGAAGCTTACCAAAGACACATCAAATTACGATCTTCAAAGATTCCACTTAACAGAAAATAGCAAATCGATTGAAATCACCGTGAATGGATTGTATATGATAACAGCGCAG ATGTTCTACTTTGGTAAGCACACCAATTACTCGTACTGGATTCTGGTCAATTCGGAAGGTGAATCGCGGAcccaaaaaattacaaaatgcTCAGCGGTTGCAAGTACATCCGCCAACGAAGTATCTTGCCATACAAATGTCGTTTTACCTTTAAGGAAGGGTGACAGAGTGCGAATTCAACAAGAAGAACGTGATCG ACTCATAAATTTACGAGAAGGACTCAGTTATGTACAGCTGGTTTTACTATCAAATGAAGCTGACAGGAAACGAAGAGAGCTTCGAAAGAGTCCCgcaattgaataa